One window from the genome of Thermus sediminis encodes:
- a CDS encoding archease, whose amino-acid sequence MVVRPLDHTADVGFYLEAESLEGLFQAALEGLLQVMFQNPPQGGKRRKRVVLEGEDLETLLVRYLNELIYLIQTKGLVPGKARVRLEAKEGGFRLTATLYGEPFREEFGFQGEVKSATFHGLSVRQEGGRFLAQVILDV is encoded by the coding sequence GTGGTGGTGAGGCCTCTGGACCACACGGCGGACGTGGGCTTTTACCTGGAGGCGGAGAGCCTCGAGGGCCTCTTCCAAGCCGCCTTGGAAGGGCTTCTTCAGGTGATGTTCCAAAACCCGCCCCAAGGGGGGAAGAGGCGGAAGCGGGTGGTCCTGGAAGGGGAGGACCTGGAAACCCTCCTGGTGCGCTACCTGAACGAGCTCATCTACCTGATCCAGACCAAGGGCCTCGTGCCGGGGAAGGCCCGGGTCCGCCTAGAGGCCAAGGAGGGGGGATTCCGCCTTACGGCCACCCTCTACGGGGAGCCCTTCCGGGAGGAGTTCGGCTTTCAGGGAGAGGTCAAGAGCGCCACCTTCCACGGCCTTTCCGTCCGCCAGGAAGGGGGGCGTTTCCTCGCCCAGGTGATCCTAGACGTGTAG
- a CDS encoding NAD(P)H-dependent glycerol-3-phosphate dehydrogenase, with amino-acid sequence MKVAILGAGAWGTALGVLLASKGIPVALWARRKEQVEAMRVMRENRDYLPGVALPAHLHPTCDPEEALLGVELAVVALPSKALSVLEGLPLAPWYLSATKGLFFQGGEVLTPSQILGRITGRPAVALSGPNHAEEVARFLPTAGVVAGPRALAERVQELFTGPTFRVYTGRDLRGLELGGAVKNVLALAAGMVDGLRLGDNAKAALLTRGLKEMVRFGTALGGEEATFYGLSGLGDLLATAYSLHSRNRGAGERLVRGEDRERLEDRGVVEGLYAVKAMVAWGERAGVELPIAEAVHGVAYGGLDPLKALQALMAREPKPE; translated from the coding sequence GTGAAGGTGGCCATCCTGGGGGCGGGGGCCTGGGGCACGGCCCTAGGGGTGCTTCTGGCCAGCAAGGGGATCCCTGTGGCCCTCTGGGCCAGGCGGAAGGAGCAGGTGGAGGCCATGCGGGTCATGCGGGAAAACCGGGACTACCTGCCCGGGGTGGCCCTCCCCGCCCACCTCCACCCCACCTGCGACCCAGAGGAGGCCCTCTTGGGGGTGGAGCTTGCGGTGGTGGCCCTGCCCTCCAAGGCGCTTTCGGTCCTGGAGGGCCTTCCCCTCGCCCCCTGGTACCTCTCCGCCACCAAGGGCCTCTTCTTCCAAGGGGGGGAGGTCCTCACCCCGAGCCAGATCCTCGGCCGGATCACGGGCCGCCCGGCGGTGGCCCTCTCCGGTCCCAACCACGCGGAGGAGGTGGCCCGCTTCCTGCCCACGGCGGGCGTGGTGGCGGGGCCCAGGGCCTTGGCGGAAAGGGTCCAGGAGCTCTTCACCGGGCCCACCTTCCGGGTCTACACGGGCCGGGACCTGAGGGGGTTGGAGCTAGGCGGGGCGGTGAAGAACGTCCTGGCCCTGGCGGCGGGGATGGTGGACGGGCTCCGCCTGGGGGATAACGCCAAGGCCGCCCTCCTCACCCGAGGCCTCAAGGAGATGGTGCGCTTCGGCACCGCCCTGGGGGGGGAGGAGGCCACCTTTTATGGGCTCTCGGGCCTCGGGGACCTCCTGGCCACCGCCTATAGCCTCCACTCCAGAAACCGCGGGGCGGGGGAGAGGCTGGTGCGGGGGGAGGATAGGGAGCGCCTCGAGGACCGCGGGGTGGTGGAGGGGCTTTACGCCGTGAAGGCCATGGTGGCCTGGGGGGAGCGGGCGGGGGTGGAGCTTCCCATCGCCGAGGCCGTCCACGGGGTGGCCTACGGGGGCCTAGACCCCCTCAAGGCCCTCCAGGCCCTGATGGCCCGGGAGCCCAAGCCCGAGTGA
- the pyrF gene encoding orotidine-5'-phosphate decarboxylase, translating into MDFLEALSRPPLVLGVDPRPELHGKEPLSHIRRYTLELLEALAPRLAAVKFQLAFFEALGPRGMELLWELASGARVMGLPAIFDGKRGDIGSTAEAYARAYLEAFPGTALTVNPYLGLDALEPFFRAASRAKGGVFVLAKTTNPGSGFLQDLEVGGRPLYLHVAEALAKAGEEYREGPWSRVGMVAGATAEGAVLAVRELVPHAPLLLPGVGAQGGKPLKGPGLLNSASRALYYPGGKPDLEEALEAAEALLALVE; encoded by the coding sequence GTGGACTTCCTGGAGGCCCTCTCCCGCCCTCCCTTGGTCCTGGGGGTGGACCCCAGGCCCGAGCTTCACGGCAAGGAGCCCCTTTCCCACATCCGCCGCTACACCCTGGAGCTTTTGGAGGCCCTGGCCCCTCGCCTGGCCGCGGTCAAGTTCCAGCTGGCCTTCTTCGAGGCCCTGGGGCCTAGGGGCATGGAGCTCCTCTGGGAGCTGGCGAGCGGGGCCCGGGTCATGGGCCTTCCCGCGATCTTTGACGGCAAGCGGGGGGACATCGGCTCCACCGCGGAAGCGTATGCCCGGGCTTATCTGGAGGCTTTCCCCGGAACCGCTCTCACTGTCAACCCCTACCTGGGGCTGGATGCCTTGGAGCCCTTTTTCCGGGCGGCCTCGAGGGCCAAGGGAGGGGTTTTCGTCCTGGCCAAGACCACGAACCCGGGCTCAGGCTTCCTCCAGGACCTGGAGGTGGGGGGGAGGCCCCTTTACCTTCACGTGGCGGAGGCCCTGGCGAAGGCGGGGGAGGAATACCGGGAGGGGCCCTGGAGCCGGGTGGGGATGGTAGCCGGGGCCACGGCGGAGGGGGCGGTCCTGGCCGTCCGGGAGCTGGTCCCCCACGCCCCCCTCCTCCTTCCCGGGGTGGGGGCGCAAGGGGGGAAGCCCCTCAAGGGCCCTGGCCTCCTCAATAGCGCCAGCCGCGCCCTCTACTACCCCGGGGGAAAGCCGGACCTGGAGGAGGCCCTCGAGGCGGCCGAGGCCCTCCTCGCCTTGGTAGAGTAG
- a CDS encoding RNA-binding protein S1, protein MELEAGSIVEGRVVRVTDFGAFVELPGGEQGLVHISQIAHEFVRNVRDFLNEGDIVQVMVKGRDPKGRLDLSIKDLTPAPEGGPPPRPRRLPKQAPEFENKLKSFLRGTGGFGGGKGKKGGRKRR, encoded by the coding sequence GTGGAGCTAGAAGCGGGAAGCATCGTAGAGGGCCGCGTGGTGCGGGTGACGGATTTTGGCGCCTTTGTGGAGCTCCCGGGCGGCGAGCAGGGCCTGGTCCACATCTCCCAGATCGCCCACGAGTTCGTGAGGAACGTCCGGGACTTCCTCAACGAGGGGGACATCGTGCAGGTCATGGTGAAGGGCCGGGATCCCAAGGGCCGTCTGGACCTTTCCATCAAGGACCTGACCCCAGCCCCCGAAGGGGGGCCGCCCCCCAGGCCCAGGCGGCTCCCCAAGCAGGCCCCTGAGTTTGAAAACAAGCTGAAGAGCTTCCTCAGGGGTACGGGGGGCTTTGGTGGCGGCAAGGGCAAAAAGGGCGGAAGGAAGAGGCGCTAA
- the folK gene encoding 2-amino-4-hydroxy-6-hydroxymethyldihydropteridine diphosphokinase codes for MRAYVGLGSNLGDRAAHLLLGLSALSRLPQTQLLRISPIYETDPVGPPQPLYLNLVAELETGLAPKALLSEMLRIEKALGRERRERFGPRTLDLDLLLYGDLVLKEGDLEVPHPRLHGRAFVLVPLLDLVPEGRHPLLGQTFRELLAPLDRSGVRPLVL; via the coding sequence GTGCGCGCCTACGTGGGCCTGGGAAGCAACCTGGGGGACCGGGCGGCCCACCTCCTCCTGGGGCTATCCGCCCTCTCCCGCCTGCCCCAGACCCAGCTTCTACGGATTTCCCCCATCTACGAGACCGACCCCGTGGGCCCGCCCCAGCCCCTCTACCTCAACCTGGTGGCGGAGCTGGAGACGGGGCTTGCCCCAAAGGCCCTTCTCTCCGAGATGCTCCGCATAGAAAAGGCCCTGGGACGGGAGCGCCGGGAGCGCTTCGGCCCGAGGACCCTAGACCTGGACCTCCTCCTCTACGGGGACCTGGTCCTGAAGGAGGGGGACCTCGAGGTGCCCCACCCCCGCCTGCACGGGCGGGCCTTCGTCTTGGTGCCCCTCCTGGACCTGGTCCCTGAGGGGCGCCACCCCCTCTTGGGCCAGACCTTCCGGGAGCTCCTCGCCCCCTTGGACCGCTCGGGGGTCCGGCCCCTTGTGCTATAG
- the sufU gene encoding Fe-S cluster assembly sulfur transfer protein SufU has product MSVLDELYREIILKHYQNPKNFGVLPQATRRAGGMNPSCGDQVEVMVLLEGETIADIRFQGQGCAISTASASLMTEAVKGKGVAEALDLSKRFQAMVVEGAPPDPSLGDLLALQGVARLPARVKCATLAWHALEEALR; this is encoded by the coding sequence ATGAGCGTCTTGGACGAGCTCTACCGGGAGATCATCCTCAAGCACTACCAGAACCCCAAAAACTTTGGGGTTCTCCCCCAGGCCACCCGGCGGGCTGGGGGCATGAACCCCTCCTGCGGGGACCAGGTGGAGGTCATGGTCCTCCTGGAGGGGGAGACCATTGCGGACATCCGCTTCCAGGGCCAGGGGTGCGCCATCAGCACCGCCAGCGCCTCCCTCATGACCGAGGCGGTGAAGGGGAAGGGGGTGGCCGAGGCCCTGGACCTCTCCAAGAGGTTCCAGGCCATGGTGGTGGAGGGGGCCCCTCCGGACCCCTCCCTGGGAGACCTCCTGGCCCTCCAGGGGGTGGCCCGCCTCCCCGCCCGGGTGAAGTGCGCCACCCTGGCCTGGCACGCCCTGGAGGAGGCCCTAAGGTGA
- a CDS encoding S8 family serine peptidase: MRKLALALVLLVLAACQQQAGLAPQGLQGGGTYIAVLEPSLPDKARLAEKLAALEQAHGLQIPAEDRLEALGAVILRNLPPAKAERLARDPRVYAFSPDREVRAYGEAIPWGVERIGAPTTTAKGAGVSVYVLDTGIKVGHEDLTNLKGGHAVVRCRGRCRASWDDDNGHGTHVAGTAAAVANGLGVLGVAPQAELWAVKVLSGSGSGSISGIVQGINWVIAHNNGGKPKIINMSLGGSGTDDQDGLYCPIARSTDAFHNAIQKAVCDYGITVVVAAGNEGIDARNVVPAAYDEVITVSATNSQNDWPSWSNYGPDVDLAAPGVSILSTWHTSTSSYNTISGTSMAAPHVAGAAALVLSRYPSHTPLQVKQALLQNADSTASWTNTSGRPHPEPFLNVRGF, translated from the coding sequence ATGAGAAAACTGGCTTTGGCTTTGGTTCTTTTGGTACTGGCGGCCTGCCAGCAGCAGGCGGGGCTTGCGCCCCAGGGCCTTCAGGGGGGCGGCACCTACATCGCCGTCCTGGAGCCCAGCCTCCCCGATAAGGCCCGGTTGGCGGAGAAACTGGCCGCCCTGGAACAGGCGCACGGCCTGCAGATCCCGGCGGAGGACCGCCTCGAGGCCCTGGGGGCCGTGATCCTCCGCAACCTCCCCCCCGCCAAGGCGGAGCGCCTGGCCCGGGATCCTCGGGTCTACGCCTTTAGCCCCGACCGGGAGGTCCGGGCCTACGGGGAGGCCATCCCCTGGGGCGTAGAGCGCATCGGGGCCCCCACCACCACGGCCAAAGGGGCAGGAGTCTCGGTATACGTTTTGGACACGGGCATCAAGGTGGGCCACGAGGACCTCACCAACCTCAAGGGCGGCCACGCGGTGGTGAGGTGCCGGGGCCGGTGCCGGGCCAGTTGGGATGACGACAACGGCCACGGCACCCATGTGGCGGGCACGGCAGCTGCGGTGGCCAATGGCCTCGGCGTCCTGGGCGTGGCCCCCCAGGCCGAGCTCTGGGCGGTGAAGGTGCTCTCCGGCTCGGGGTCCGGCTCCATAAGCGGCATCGTCCAGGGGATCAACTGGGTCATCGCCCACAACAACGGGGGCAAGCCCAAGATCATCAACATGAGCCTGGGCGGAAGCGGCACCGACGACCAAGACGGCCTCTACTGCCCCATCGCCCGTTCCACCGACGCTTTCCACAACGCGATCCAAAAAGCGGTCTGCGACTACGGGATTACCGTGGTGGTGGCCGCGGGGAACGAGGGGATAGATGCCCGCAACGTCGTCCCCGCCGCCTACGATGAGGTCATCACCGTGAGCGCCACCAATAGCCAGAACGACTGGCCCTCCTGGTCCAACTACGGACCCGACGTGGACCTCGCCGCCCCGGGGGTCTCCATCCTCTCCACCTGGCACACCTCCACCTCCAGTTACAACACCATCAGCGGCACCTCCATGGCCGCCCCCCACGTGGCCGGGGCCGCTGCCTTGGTCCTCTCCCGCTACCCCAGCCACACCCCCCTCCAGGTGAAGCAGGCCCTCCTGCAAAACGCCGATAGCACCGCCTCCTGGACCAACACCTCGGGCCGGCCTCACCCAGAGCCCTTCTTGAACGTGCGGGGCTTTTAG
- a CDS encoding cysteine desulfurase, which yields MDLRILREDFPLIAKNPHLVYLDSAATSQKPKRVLEALKRYYEEQNANVHRGAYRLSVAATEAYEEARRRMARFLKAEEREIVFVRNTTEAMNLVAYAWGLRNLKEGDEVLVTEMEHHAGLVPWHLVAGLKGARVRAIPLTEEGRLDLSALDTLLTERTKVVSLAHMSNVLGTLNPVAEIARRAKAAGALVVVDGAQSAPHLPVDVKALGADFFALSSHKMLGPTGAGVLWGRYEVLEGMMPFLGGGEMIREVHLDHSTYAPPPGRFEAGTPPIAEAIALGEAACYLMEVGMERVFAHDRALLDYALGRLEEVPHLRVYGPRGPDRGGVIPFTLGRLHAHDLATFLDEEGIAVRAGHHCAQPLHRRLGLVATARASFYLYNTREEVDRFVEALLRIVHKYRAWL from the coding sequence ATGGACCTCCGCATCCTTAGGGAGGACTTCCCCCTCATCGCCAAGAACCCCCATCTCGTCTACCTGGACTCCGCCGCCACCAGCCAAAAGCCCAAACGGGTCCTAGAGGCCCTCAAGCGCTACTACGAGGAGCAGAACGCCAACGTCCACCGGGGGGCCTACCGCCTCTCCGTGGCCGCCACCGAGGCCTACGAGGAGGCGAGGAGGCGCATGGCCCGCTTCTTGAAGGCCGAGGAACGGGAGATCGTCTTCGTGCGCAACACCACCGAGGCCATGAACCTCGTGGCCTACGCCTGGGGTCTCCGGAACCTCAAGGAAGGGGACGAGGTCCTGGTCACGGAGATGGAGCACCACGCGGGCCTCGTCCCCTGGCACCTGGTGGCGGGGCTCAAGGGGGCCCGGGTGAGGGCTATCCCCCTCACCGAGGAGGGCAGGCTGGACCTCTCGGCCCTGGACACCCTCCTCACGGAAAGGACCAAGGTGGTCTCCCTGGCGCACATGTCCAACGTCCTGGGGACCCTCAACCCCGTGGCCGAGATCGCCAGGAGGGCCAAGGCGGCGGGGGCCTTGGTGGTGGTGGACGGGGCCCAAAGCGCCCCCCACCTCCCCGTGGACGTGAAGGCCCTAGGGGCCGACTTCTTCGCCCTCTCCAGCCACAAGATGCTGGGGCCCACGGGGGCCGGGGTGCTTTGGGGGAGGTACGAGGTCCTGGAGGGGATGATGCCCTTCCTGGGGGGCGGGGAGATGATCCGGGAGGTCCACCTGGACCACTCTACCTACGCCCCGCCCCCGGGGCGCTTTGAGGCGGGCACCCCCCCCATCGCCGAGGCCATCGCCCTGGGGGAGGCGGCCTGCTACCTCATGGAGGTGGGGATGGAGCGGGTCTTCGCCCACGACCGGGCCCTTCTGGACTACGCCCTAGGGCGCCTGGAGGAGGTCCCCCACCTCCGGGTCTACGGCCCCCGGGGGCCCGACCGGGGCGGGGTCATCCCCTTCACCCTGGGCCGGCTCCACGCCCACGACCTGGCCACCTTCCTAGACGAGGAGGGGATCGCCGTAAGGGCCGGGCACCACTGCGCCCAGCCCCTCCACCGGAGGCTAGGCCTTGTGGCCACCGCCCGGGCCAGCTTCTACCTCTACAACACCCGGGAGGAAGTAGACCGCTTCGTGGAGGCCCTTCTCAGGATCGTCCACAAGTACCGGGCCTGGCTATAA
- a CDS encoding PIG-L deacetylase family protein — MDLLVVVPHPDDETLGAGGALLLAKASGLRTSVLTLTRGEAGRTLGLCPPEDLPKVRLEELGRAAEILGVDHLEALAFPNALPQEGEGGPRGRATGKGLAHHPEAREAIRERLLRLRPRFVLTFPPDGINGHPDHVATSLYAQEAAEGLAQVVYFVPPEGPWPVTHRLCLPEWALSRKLKALAQHRTQALSILGFMGRYPERLWTETFHLPGSEGVREGPWW, encoded by the coding sequence GTGGACCTCTTGGTGGTGGTGCCCCACCCGGATGACGAGACCTTGGGGGCGGGGGGAGCCCTTCTTCTGGCCAAGGCCTCAGGCCTCAGGACCAGCGTCCTCACCCTCACCCGGGGGGAGGCGGGGAGGACCTTGGGCCTTTGCCCCCCAGAGGACTTGCCAAAGGTGCGCCTAGAGGAGCTGGGGAGGGCGGCGGAGATCCTAGGGGTGGACCACCTCGAGGCCCTCGCCTTCCCCAACGCCCTCCCCCAGGAAGGGGAGGGGGGCCCCAGGGGGCGGGCCACGGGGAAGGGCCTCGCCCACCACCCGGAGGCCAGGGAGGCCATCCGGGAAAGGCTTCTTCGCCTCAGGCCACGGTTTGTCCTCACCTTCCCCCCAGACGGCATCAACGGCCACCCAGACCACGTGGCCACGAGCCTTTACGCCCAGGAGGCGGCAGAGGGGCTAGCCCAGGTGGTCTACTTTGTACCCCCAGAGGGCCCCTGGCCGGTGACCCACCGCCTGTGCCTACCGGAGTGGGCCCTTAGCCGAAAGCTAAAGGCTTTAGCCCAGCACAGGACCCAAGCCCTTTCCATCTTGGGCTTCATGGGACGCTACCCCGAGCGGCTTTGGACGGAGACCTTCCACCTACCTGGGAGCGAGGGCGTGAGGGAGGGACCGTGGTGGTGA
- the trxA gene encoding thioredoxin, with the protein MAKPIEVTDANFDETLGGHPLVLVDFWAEWCAPCRMVAPILEELAKEYEGKLLVAKLDVDENPKTAMRYRVMSIPTVILFKNGQPVEVLVGAQSKRNFQAKIGKHLPPNA; encoded by the coding sequence ATGGCGAAGCCCATCGAGGTTACCGACGCCAACTTTGACGAGACCTTAGGCGGCCACCCCTTGGTCTTGGTGGACTTCTGGGCGGAGTGGTGCGCTCCCTGCCGGATGGTCGCCCCCATCCTCGAGGAGCTGGCCAAGGAGTATGAGGGGAAGCTCCTGGTGGCCAAGCTGGACGTGGACGAGAACCCCAAGACGGCCATGCGCTATAGGGTCATGAGCATCCCCACGGTCATCCTCTTCAAGAACGGCCAGCCCGTGGAGGTCCTGGTGGGGGCCCAGTCTAAGCGCAACTTCCAGGCCAAAATAGGGAAGCACCTTCCCCCTAACGCATGA
- a CDS encoding DUF302 domain-containing protein: MEGLALKKRLSGTIPEVRARLEALLKEEGFGILTEIDASGVLKNRLGVERPPYLILGACNPHLAHRALEAEPGIGLFLPCNVVLREEGEEVEVLVQDPAALFALLSEGVREGLGSLPEEARARLERALARL; the protein is encoded by the coding sequence ATGGAAGGCCTTGCCCTGAAGAAGCGGCTTTCGGGAACCATCCCCGAGGTGCGGGCCCGCCTCGAGGCCCTCCTCAAGGAGGAGGGCTTCGGCATCCTCACGGAGATAGACGCAAGCGGGGTCCTGAAGAACCGGCTTGGGGTGGAGCGCCCCCCCTACCTGATCCTGGGGGCCTGCAACCCCCACCTGGCCCACCGGGCCCTCGAGGCCGAGCCAGGGATCGGCCTCTTCCTCCCCTGCAACGTGGTCCTGCGCGAGGAAGGGGAGGAGGTGGAGGTCCTGGTCCAAGACCCCGCGGCCCTGTTCGCCCTCCTTTCCGAAGGGGTTCGGGAAGGCCTGGGAAGCCTCCCTGAGGAGGCCCGGGCGAGGCTGGAAAGAGCCCTGGCTCGGCTTTGA
- the plsX gene encoding phosphate acyltransferase PlsX, whose product MRIALDAMGGDRAPQATVRGALLAAREGVEVVLVGEAATLKAELSQNGGDLPMVHAPDQIRMEEHATEVRRRPQSSIAVAMDLLKRKEVAAVVSMGHTGATMAAALFTLGRARGVERPALLVEFPSQKGRTFLLDGGANADCRPGFLVQFAAMGLAYAEASGVLAPKVGLLSIGEEEGKGNALVLEAYPLLKKAFPQRFWGNVEGRDIFLGTTEVVVTDGFTGNVALKLAEGEAKALFSWIKEALTSSPLARLGALLAGGALRRVKDRVDPARYGAMPLLGVEGAVFIGHGSADEVAVKHALLRAKALVEAGLMERVRRSLASLHV is encoded by the coding sequence ATGAGGATCGCCCTGGACGCCATGGGGGGGGACCGGGCCCCCCAGGCGACCGTCCGGGGGGCCCTCCTGGCGGCCCGGGAGGGGGTGGAGGTGGTCCTGGTGGGGGAGGCGGCTACCCTCAAGGCGGAGCTTTCCCAAAATGGAGGGGACCTCCCCATGGTCCACGCCCCCGATCAGATCCGCATGGAGGAGCACGCCACCGAGGTGCGCAGGCGCCCCCAGAGCTCCATCGCCGTGGCCATGGACCTCCTGAAGCGGAAGGAGGTGGCGGCGGTGGTCTCCATGGGCCATACCGGGGCCACCATGGCCGCCGCCCTCTTCACCCTGGGCCGGGCGAGGGGGGTGGAAAGGCCTGCCCTGTTGGTGGAGTTTCCGAGCCAGAAGGGTCGCACCTTCCTCCTGGACGGGGGGGCCAACGCCGACTGCCGCCCTGGCTTCTTGGTGCAGTTCGCTGCTATGGGCCTGGCCTACGCCGAGGCGAGCGGGGTCTTGGCCCCTAAGGTGGGCCTCCTCTCCATCGGCGAGGAGGAGGGGAAGGGGAACGCCCTCGTCCTCGAGGCCTACCCTTTGCTCAAAAAGGCCTTTCCCCAGCGCTTCTGGGGCAACGTGGAGGGCCGGGACATCTTCCTGGGCACCACCGAGGTGGTGGTCACCGACGGCTTCACCGGGAACGTGGCCCTGAAGCTGGCCGAGGGGGAGGCCAAGGCCCTCTTTTCCTGGATCAAGGAGGCCCTCACCTCCTCTCCCTTGGCCCGACTTGGGGCCCTGCTGGCCGGGGGGGCCCTCCGCCGGGTGAAGGACCGGGTGGACCCTGCCCGGTACGGGGCCATGCCCCTTCTGGGGGTGGAGGGGGCGGTCTTCATCGGCCACGGCTCCGCCGACGAGGTGGCGGTGAAACACGCCCTCCTCAGGGCCAAGGCCCTGGTGGAGGCGGGCCTCATGGAGCGGGTCAGGCGGAGCCTGGCCTCCCTACACGTCTAG
- the pyrE gene encoding orotate phosphoribosyltransferase, giving the protein MEVLELYRRTGALLEGHFLLRSGMHSPLFLQSAALLQHPLYAEAVGERLGRLFEEEGIDFVLGPAIGGVVLSFVVAKALGARALFAEKDAQGGMFIRKGLLVNPGDRFLAVEDVVTTGESVRRAIRAAEARGAVLVGVGALVDRSGGRAEFGVPFRALARLEVPQHPPGTCPLCRAGVPLEEV; this is encoded by the coding sequence ATGGAGGTCCTGGAGCTTTACCGGAGGACGGGGGCCCTGCTTGAGGGCCACTTCCTCCTGCGCTCGGGGATGCACTCCCCCCTTTTCCTCCAGTCGGCGGCCTTGCTCCAGCACCCCCTCTACGCCGAGGCGGTGGGGGAGCGCTTGGGCAGGCTCTTTGAGGAGGAGGGGATCGACTTCGTCCTCGGCCCGGCCATCGGGGGCGTCGTCCTCTCCTTTGTGGTGGCCAAGGCCCTGGGGGCCCGGGCCCTTTTTGCGGAGAAGGACGCCCAAGGGGGGATGTTCATCCGCAAAGGGCTTCTCGTGAACCCTGGGGACCGCTTCCTGGCGGTGGAGGACGTGGTGACCACGGGGGAGAGCGTCCGGAGGGCCATCCGGGCTGCGGAGGCCAGGGGGGCGGTCCTGGTGGGGGTGGGGGCCCTGGTGGACCGGAGTGGGGGAAGGGCCGAGTTCGGCGTGCCCTTCCGCGCTTTGGCCCGCCTCGAGGTCCCCCAGCACCCTCCCGGGACCTGCCCCCTCTGCCGGGCTGGGGTTCCCCTAGAGGAGGTCTAG
- a CDS encoding alpha/beta fold hydrolase, which translates to MKGVVFLHAFPYNPRMWEKEVALLKTRLPVLAPHYLGLSLGEAAEKVLKEMEEMGLERAVFVGLSMGGYLTFELFRRAPERFLGVVLSSTRPGPDSEEARQNRYALRERVLQEGVGFLPEALLPGHLGRTTREAKPKVLEKAKALILEAAPEAVAESLKALAERPDSTPLLPRMEVPALVLVGEEDTLTPPEEAKGMWKALPDGRMLILPETGHLANLENPKAFRTALLGFLSEFF; encoded by the coding sequence ATGAAGGGCGTGGTCTTCCTGCACGCCTTCCCCTACAACCCCAGGATGTGGGAGAAGGAGGTGGCCCTCCTCAAGACCCGCCTCCCCGTCCTGGCCCCTCACTACCTGGGGCTATCCCTGGGGGAGGCGGCGGAAAAGGTCCTAAAGGAGATGGAGGAGATGGGCCTGGAGCGGGCGGTCTTCGTGGGGCTCTCCATGGGGGGGTACCTCACCTTTGAGCTCTTCCGCAGGGCCCCGGAGCGCTTTTTAGGGGTGGTCCTCTCCAGCACCCGCCCTGGCCCTGACAGCGAGGAGGCGAGGCAGAACCGCTACGCCCTAAGGGAAAGGGTCCTGCAGGAGGGAGTGGGCTTCCTGCCCGAGGCCCTCCTCCCCGGCCACCTGGGCAGGACCACCCGGGAGGCCAAGCCCAAGGTGTTGGAAAAGGCCAAGGCCCTGATCCTGGAGGCCGCCCCGGAGGCGGTGGCGGAAAGCCTCAAGGCCCTGGCGGAGCGCCCCGACTCCACCCCCCTTCTTCCCCGGATGGAGGTGCCCGCCCTGGTCCTGGTGGGGGAGGAGGACACCCTCACCCCCCCGGAGGAGGCCAAGGGGATGTGGAAGGCCCTGCCCGATGGGCGCATGCTCATCCTCCCCGAGACGGGCCACCTGGCCAACCTGGAAAACCCCAAGGCCTTCCGCACGGCGCTTTTGGGCTTCCTCTCGGAGTTCTTCTAA